The Methanococcoides methylutens genome has a window encoding:
- a CDS encoding calcium/sodium antiporter — MLSNVAILLVGLILLVKGSDLFVSSASAIAKKLGVSEFIIGLTLVAIGTSIPELASSIAASLSQSSGIVVGNIVGSNIANIALIVGCAAIISVVKTDSDMLKRDGYIMLFATTLFLLFAFDLQLSRGEAVILILFYVAYVFFLFEDKSKYKDKSYFVEFIGYFVKFKYVGSMNNRIREGINGFNSDGKKETEKERGSISRDLLILAVSGIAVIFGAKYFVNEAIFFAQLFQLPDTFVGVTLVAVGTSLPELMVTISAARKGYGNIAIGNVIGSNITNIFLVLGISAFVFPLEITGLSIMFTIPFMIMISVVLLWFINTHWEIRRIEGIALIVLYALFLISLFKSEVAF; from the coding sequence ATGCTATCAAATGTTGCCATACTGCTTGTCGGCCTAATACTGCTGGTAAAAGGCTCAGACCTTTTTGTCAGTTCAGCATCTGCTATTGCAAAAAAACTTGGGGTTTCAGAGTTTATAATAGGACTAACTCTTGTTGCTATTGGAACTTCCATACCTGAGCTTGCTTCTTCCATAGCAGCATCACTTTCACAATCAAGCGGAATTGTTGTAGGAAATATTGTCGGTTCGAACATTGCGAACATAGCTCTTATAGTCGGCTGTGCTGCGATCATTTCGGTGGTGAAGACAGATTCAGATATGCTGAAAAGAGATGGATACATTATGCTTTTTGCTACCACCCTTTTCCTGCTTTTTGCATTTGATCTGCAACTATCAAGAGGTGAAGCAGTTATACTTATCCTTTTTTATGTAGCTTATGTTTTCTTTTTGTTCGAGGACAAGTCAAAATATAAAGATAAGTCCTATTTCGTGGAGTTTATTGGTTATTTTGTTAAATTCAAATATGTAGGGTCGATGAACAATCGTATCAGAGAAGGGATCAATGGCTTTAACTCCGATGGTAAAAAAGAGACTGAAAAGGAACGCGGAAGCATTTCCAGAGACCTTCTAATTCTTGCTGTTAGCGGAATAGCAGTGATATTCGGTGCCAAGTACTTTGTCAACGAAGCAATATTCTTTGCACAACTATTTCAGTTGCCTGATACCTTTGTTGGTGTCACGCTTGTTGCAGTAGGCACTTCCCTTCCTGAACTGATGGTGACAATATCTGCTGCACGCAAAGGTTATGGAAACATTGCGATCGGAAATGTGATCGGCTCCAACATCACCAACATTTTCCTGGTACTGGGAATCTCTGCGTTTGTATTCCCTCTCGAAATAACAGGACTCAGTATCATGTTCACGATCCCGTTCATGATAATGATCAGCGTGGTTCTGTTATGGTTCATTAACACTCACTGGGAGATCAGGAGAATAGAAGGAATAGCACTGATAGTGCTTTATGCGCTCTTCCTCATATCATTATTCAAGTCCGAAGTGGCATTTTGA
- a CDS encoding quaternary amine ABC transporter ATP-binding protein: MLTGDFNIQKPKKKIEVRNLTKIFGKKPRKALSLIEKGFTKRDIFEKTGQNVGLYNVNFDIYESEIFVIMGLSGSGKSTLLRCINRLIDPTDGHILLDGDDVATASSEELREMRRKKMGMVFQNFALIPHRTVLDNVAYGLEIQGVSKDKRYPKANEAIETVGLKGYEDSRTSQLSGGMQQRVGLARALATDPDILLMDEAFSALDPLIRSEMQDELLALEDKMQKTIVFVSHDLDEALKLGDRIMIMNDGKIAQIGTAEEILTEPADDYVSRFVAGVDRTKIFTAEAVMKRAEPVVSINSGPKVALQLMREHGISSIFVVNREKHVEGIIKVDDALKGSKEGKGLRDVMSHDVTIIHPDTPLNELIPIIENSSPLAVAKDDGKLIGIIVRGSVLGALAIEEV; the protein is encoded by the coding sequence ATGTTAACTGGAGATTTTAATATCCAAAAGCCAAAAAAGAAAATTGAAGTACGAAACCTAACTAAAATTTTTGGGAAAAAACCCCGGAAAGCCCTTTCTCTTATCGAAAAAGGATTCACTAAGCGCGATATTTTTGAAAAAACCGGACAGAACGTTGGACTTTACAACGTTAATTTTGATATCTACGAAAGCGAGATCTTTGTAATAATGGGCCTTTCAGGTTCAGGAAAATCCACTCTTTTGCGATGCATAAATCGCCTTATAGATCCTACTGACGGACATATTCTCCTTGATGGCGATGATGTTGCCACAGCAAGTTCGGAGGAACTGCGAGAGATGCGCAGGAAAAAAATGGGAATGGTTTTCCAGAATTTTGCACTTATTCCCCACAGGACTGTTCTTGATAATGTTGCATACGGTCTTGAGATACAGGGCGTATCAAAGGATAAAAGATATCCTAAAGCGAATGAAGCTATCGAGACAGTTGGTCTCAAAGGTTATGAAGACAGCAGAACATCACAGCTTAGCGGAGGGATGCAGCAAAGGGTTGGACTTGCACGAGCACTTGCAACTGATCCCGATATCCTCCTGATGGATGAAGCTTTCAGCGCTCTTGATCCCCTTATAAGAAGCGAGATGCAGGATGAATTGCTTGCACTGGAAGACAAGATGCAGAAAACTATAGTTTTCGTATCTCATGACCTTGATGAAGCCCTGAAACTGGGTGACCGTATCATGATAATGAATGATGGTAAGATCGCACAGATAGGCACTGCTGAAGAGATCCTTACAGAACCTGCTGATGATTATGTCTCAAGGTTCGTTGCAGGTGTTGACCGGACCAAGATATTTACTGCAGAAGCGGTAATGAAACGTGCCGAACCAGTGGTATCAATAAACTCCGGTCCGAAAGTTGCTTTGCAATTGATGAGGGAACATGGTATATCCTCTATTTTTGTTGTGAACAGGGAAAAGCATGTTGAAGGTATCATTAAGGTGGATGATGCATTAAAAGGCTCAAAGGAAGGAAAGGGCCTTAGAGATGTTATGTCTCATGATGTCACAATAATTCATCCTGATACACCTTTAAACGAACTTATCCCGATAATAGAGAATAGTTCCCCCCTTGCAGTCGCAAAGGATGATGGAAAACTTATTGGAATAATTGTAAGAGGAAGTGTACTTGGTGCACTTGCGATCGAGGAGGTGTAA